The nucleotide window AAGGCCGCGTGCCGCTCCACACTCTGCGTGCTGACATCGATTACGGTGTTGCCAGCGCTCACACGGCTTACGGCGTGTGCGGTGTGAAGGTCTGGATCTTCAAGGGTGAAATTCTGGAACACGATCCCATGGCGTCTGAACGCCGTGCGAGCGCTGTGACAGACGGAAACCAGGGTGATCGCGGCGGACGCCGGGATCGGGGCCGCGAGCGCGCAGCTTAATTCAAGCTGCCTGCCGCTCGTAAGATAAGAAAGACGAGAGAAGAACGATGCTGCAACCGAAGCGCACAAAGTTCCGCAAGCAGCACAAAGGCCGCATTCACGGCTTGTCGAAGGGAGGCACCGACCTCAACTTCGGCGCATTCGGTCTGAAGGCTTTGGAGCCAGAGCGTGTTACTGCACGTCAGATCGAAGCGGCCCGTCGTGCTATGACCCGCCACATGAAACGTGCGGGTCGTGTTTGGATCCGTATCTTCCCGGACGTTCCGGTTTCTTCGAAGCCTGCTGAAGTCCGTATGGGTAAGGGTAAGGGTTCTCCGGATTACTGGGCTTGCCGCGTCAAGCCTGGCCGGATCATGTTCGAAATTGACGGTGTGCCGGAAGACATTGCGCGTGAAGCGATGCGTCTTGCTGCTGCCAAACTGCCGATCAAATGCCGTTTCGTTCAGCGTATCGGCGAGTAAGGCAGTCGAGGAGTTAATGCCATGAAGGCGACCGAAGTACGGGCGAAAACCGTTGATGAGCTCCGCACGGAACTCGAAGGTCTGAAGAAAGAGCAGTTCAATCTGCGTTTTCAGAAGGCAACGGGTCAGCTTGAAAACACAGCGCGCGTCCGGCAGATCCGCCGCGACATCGCGCGTATCCAGACGATCATGCGCGAAAAGCGCGTGACGGCGAACGCTTAAGGAGACGGCAATGCCAAAGCGTATCTTGCAGGGCACCGTTGTCGGCGACGCCAATGACAAGACGGTG belongs to Roseibium porphyridii and includes:
- the rplP gene encoding 50S ribosomal protein L16, translating into MLQPKRTKFRKQHKGRIHGLSKGGTDLNFGAFGLKALEPERVTARQIEAARRAMTRHMKRAGRVWIRIFPDVPVSSKPAEVRMGKGKGSPDYWACRVKPGRIMFEIDGVPEDIAREAMRLAAAKLPIKCRFVQRIGE
- the rpmC gene encoding 50S ribosomal protein L29, whose product is MKATEVRAKTVDELRTELEGLKKEQFNLRFQKATGQLENTARVRQIRRDIARIQTIMREKRVTANA